Proteins from one Rosa chinensis cultivar Old Blush chromosome 7, RchiOBHm-V2, whole genome shotgun sequence genomic window:
- the LOC112176685 gene encoding transcription factor MYB3, whose product MRKPCCEKTEMTKGAWSIQEDQKLIDYIQKHGEGCWNSLPKAAGLRRCGKSCRLRWINYLRPDLKRGSFGEDEEDLIIRLHTLLGNRWSLIAGRLPGRTDNEVKNYWNSHLKKKLLNIGTTTLRPNKLREINHAPYNKLVKYFNDMDDEVVDEVSTDSASTEISSCLVPKLNLDLSLSLALE is encoded by the exons ATGAGGAAGCCTTGCTGTGAGAAGACTGAGATGACTAAAGGAGCGTGGTCGATACAAGAAGACCAGAAACTCATTGACTACATCCAAAAACATGGCGAAGGTTGCTGGAATTCTCTTCCTAAGGCTGCAG GGTTGCGTCGTTGCGGTAAGAGTTGTCGACTGAGATGGATAAACTATCTACGACCAGATCTTAAACGAGGAAgctttggagaagatgaagaggatcTCATCATCAGGCTTCATACACTCCTTGGGAATAG GTGGTCGCTAATAGCTGGAAGACTGCCTGGAAGGACAGATAACGAGGTGAAGAATTACTGGAACTCTCATTTAAAGAAAAAGCTACTGAACATAGGCACCACTACTCTTCGTCCAAATAAGCTCCGCGAGATTAACCATGCACCTTATAATAAGCTTGTCAAGTACTTCAATGACATGGACGATGAGGTAGTTGATGAGGTCTCCACCGATTCCGCGAGCACCGAAATCAGCAGCTGCTTGGTGCCTAAGTTGAATCTCGACCTTAGTCTCAGCCTAGCTCTTGAGTAG
- the LOC112176679 gene encoding actin-interacting protein 1-2 → MPQLAEAYACVPSTERGRGILISGDPKSNRLLYTNGRSVIIMNLNNPLDVAVYAEHAYPATVARFSPNGEWIASADVSGTVRIWGTHNDFVLKNEFKVLSGRIDDLQWSADGMRIVACGEGKGKSLVRAFMWDSGSTVGDFDGHSKRVLSCCFKPTRPFRIVTCGEDFLVNFYEGPPFKFKQSHRDHSNFVNCVRYSPDGSKFITVSSDKKGLIFDGKTAEKIGELSSEDGHKGSIYALSWSPDGKQILTVSADKSAKVWDICEDGNGKVNKTLTCPGSGGVDDMLVGGLWQNDHIVTVSLGGMISIFSASDLDKAPISLFGHMKNITSLAVLKNDPKLILSTSYDGLIVKWVQGVGYSGKLQRKETSQIKCFAAVEEEIVSSGFDNTVWRVPLQGDQCGDAESVDVGSQPKDISHALQSPELVLVSIDSGAVLLRGSKVVSTINLGFTVTASAIAPDGSEAIIGGQDGKLHIYSIAGDTLTEEAVLEKHRGAISVIRYSPDVSMIASGDLNREAVIWDRASREVKLKNMLYHTARINCLAWSPDNSMVATGSLDTCVIIYEVDKPASSRVTIKGAHLGGVYGIAFTDEHTVVSSGEDAFVRVWRLTPQ, encoded by the exons atgCCCCAACTCGCCGAGGCCTACGCCTGCGTGCCGTCGACGGAGCGCGGCCGGGGGATCCTGATCTCCGGCGACCCCAAATCCAACCGGCTCCTCTACACCAATGGCAGATCCGTGATCATCATGAACCTCAACAACCCTCTCGACGTCGCCGTCTACGCCGAGCACGCCTACCCGGCCACCGTCGCCAGATTCTCCCCCAACGGCGAGTGGATCGCGTCCGCCGACGTCTCCGGCACCGTCAGGATCTGGGGGACCCACAACGATTTCGTCCTCAAGAACGAGTTCAAGGTCCTCTCGGGTCGGATCGACGACCTCCAGTGGTCCGCCGACGGAATGAGGATCGTCGCCTGCGGCGAAGGCAAAGGGAAGTCGCTTGTCCGCGCGTTCAT GTGGGATTCTGGGTCTACTGTGGGGGATTTCGATGGGCATTCGAAACGGGTTTTGAGCTGTTGTTTCAAGCCAACCAGACCCTTTCGCATTGTGACATGCGGGGAGGATTTCCTGGTCAATTTCTATGAAGGGCCTCCTTTCAAATTCAAGCAGTCTCACAG GGATCACTCGAATTTTGTGAACTGTGTAAGGTACTCTCCAGATGGGAGTAAGTTTATCACTGTAAGCTCAGATAAGAAGGGTCTTATTTTTGATGGGAAGACTGCGGAGAAGATCGGAGAGCTTTCATCGGAAGATGGCCACAAAGGCAGCATTTATGCTCTTAGCTGGAGTCCTGATGGCAAACAG ATTCTGACTGTGTCCGCTGACAAGTCAGCGAAAGTATGGGATATATGTGAGGATGGTAATGGGAAGGTGAATAAAACATTGACATGTCCTGGATCAGGTGGAGTGGATGACATGCTTGTTGGCGGCCTATGGCAGAATGATCATATAGTTACTGTTTCACTTGGAGGCATGATTAGTATATTCTCAGCAAGTGACCTTGATAAAGCCCCAATATCGCTATTTGGACACATGAAGAATATTACTTCATTGGCTGTTCTAAAGAATGACCCGAAACTTATATTGTCTACCAGCTATGATGGTCTAATTGTCAAGTGGGTTCAAGGCGTTGGATATAGTGGAAAATTACAAAGGAAGGAGACTTCTCAAATAAAATGTTTTGCAGCtgttgaagaagaaattgtTTCATCTGGATTTGACAATACG GTGTGGAGAGTTCCATTACAGGGTGATCAATGTGGAGATGCAGAATCTGTTGATGTTGGTAGTCAGCCGAAGGACATAAGCCATGCCCTTCAGTCTCCTGAACTTGTTTTGGTTTCAATTGATTCAGGAGCTGTCTTGCTTCGTGGCAGCAAAGTAGTGTCAACTATTAACCTTGGGTTTACTGTCACAGCATCTGCTATTGCACCAGATGGTAGTGAAGCTATCATTGGTGGGCAGGATGGCAAACTGCATATATATTCTATAGCAGGTGATACACTTACGGAAGAGGCTGTACTAGAGAAACATCGGGGTGCTATCAGTGTCATACGTTACTCTCCAGATGTTTCAATGATTGCATCAGGAGATTTGAACCGAGAAGCTGTCATCTGGGATCGTGCCTCCCGAGAG GTCAAGCTTAAGAATATGTTGTACCATACTGCTCGAATAAACTGCCTTGCTTGGTCTCCTGATAACAGCATGGTTGCTACTGGATCACTTGACACATGTGTCATTATATATGAAGTTGACAAGCCTGCATCCAGCCGTGTAACCATCAAGGGTGCTCATTTGGGCGGGGTGTATGGGATAGCTTTCACCGATGAGCACACAGTCGTAAGCTCTGGCGAGGATGCCTTTGTTCGTGTGTGGAGGTTGACTCCACAATAG
- the LOC112176683 gene encoding uncharacterized protein LOC112176683, with amino-acid sequence MDKVEQEVEKVKKEWDDTYNNVVDQIKAIENYGKSPSSSTSTTELEPKKDSLPRLKGLAQDGLSLLNSLQFKLDLFAPQLPTDDQVQSAKALLESWKNRSQSLRLSLRNANLQANENIRKAAQKERELLLGGGGESTTRRRNLQTKAGMTSAAESITESLRRTRQLMVQEVERSAGTLQTFEESTGVLKKAETEYKGHRSLLMRTRNLLSTMQRQDIIDRVIISVGFFLFTCAVLYVVSKRIGILTLQRKVTAAFKAGMVGKELQPGAVGNGVNHAPVHDNVVHKVQEPLERLMHDEL; translated from the exons ATGGACAAGGTGGAGCAGGAGGTGGAGAAGGTGAAGAAGGAGTGGGACGACACCTACAACAATGTCGTAGATCAAATCAAAGCCATCGAGAACTACGGCAAgtcaccttcttcttctacttccaCTACGGAGCTAGAGCCGAAGAAGGACTCGCTGCCCAGATTGAAGGGCCTCGCGCAAGACGGCTTGTCGTTGCTCAATTCTCTGCAGTTCAAGCTCGATCTGTTCGCTCCTCAATTGCCGACCGACGATCAGGTCCAGTCCGCCAAGGCCTTGCTCGAGTCCTGGAAAAATCGATCCCAGAG TTTGAGGTTGAGTTTGAGGAATGCGAATTTGCAAGCGAATGAGAATATTAGGAAAGCTGCTCAGAAAGAG AGGGAACTTCTATTGGGAGGTGGAGGAGAGTCCACAACTCGCAGGCGAAACTTGCA GACAAAGGCTGGCATGACATCTGCTGCAGAAAGCATTACAGAGAGCCTTAGGCGGACTCGTCAACTAATGGTTCAG GAGGTGGAAAGGAGCGCAGGCACACTCCAGACTTTCG AGGAATCTACTGGAGTACTGAAGAAGGCTGAGACTGAATACAAAGGACACCGGAGTTTGTTAATGCGCACCAGAAACCTACTATCCACAATGCAACGCCAAGATATCATTGACAG GGTGATAATTTCAGTGGGATTTTTCCTGTTTACATGTGCTGTTCTTTATGTTGTTTCAAAGCGCATTGGTATACTGACGTTGCAGAGGAAGGTCACAGCTGCTTTCAAGGCCGGTATGGTTGGGAAAGAACTCCAGCCTGGAGCTGTTGGCAACGGTGTAAATCATGCCCCGGTCCATGACAATGTAGTTCATAAAGTTCAGGAACCTTTAGAAAGATTAATGCACGATGAACTATAA
- the LOC112176682 gene encoding beta-glucosidase 44 isoform X1: MRTSPLLVLLLSLVGVIQYVAGAAGHNGAPFPEAEGGLRASFPKGFVFGTATSAYQVEGMANKEGRGPSIWDTFVKIPGTIANNDTADVTVDQYHRYKEDIDIMKNLNFDAYRFSISWSRIFPDGTGKVNWKGVAYYNRLINYLLKRGITPYANLYHYDLPLALEQKYLGLLSDKVVKDFSDYAEFCFKTFGDRVKNWLTFNEPRVVAALGYDNGINAPARCSKAYGNCTAGSSGTEPYIAAHHLILSHAAAVQRYRKKYQKIQKGKIGILLDFLWYEPLTRSKADRYAAQRAIDFHVGWFIHPIVYGEYPKTMQNIVGNRLPKFTKEEVKMVMGSMDFVGINQYTAFYVYDPHQNKTKPNALGYQNDWNAKFAYDKNGVPIGPRAYSSWLYQVPWGLYKSITYIKEHYGNPPVILSENGMDNPGNQTLPKALHDTNRINYYRSYLEQLKKAVDDGANVVGYFAWSLLDNFEWRLGYTSRFGIVYVDFTTLKRYPKMSAFWFKKLLTKKKH; the protein is encoded by the exons ATGAGAACTTCACCATTGCTGGTCTTGTTGCTCAGTCTTGTTGGTGTGATCCAGTACGTTGCGGGTGCAGCTGGGCACAATGGAGCTCCTTTCCCTGAGGCCGAGGGCGGGCTGAGGGCCAGTTTTCCCAAGGGGTTTGTGTTCGGAACGGCGACGTCTGCTTATCAAGTCGAAGGCATGGCCAACAAGGAAGGTCGTGGACCTAGCATTTGGGATACCTTCGTTAAAATCCCAG GAACTATTGCAAATAATGATACAGCAGATGTTACAGTGGATCAATATCACCGTTACAAA GAAGACATTGATATCATGAAAAACCTAAATTTTGATGCCTATCGGTTCTCAATATCATGGTCCAGAATCTTCCCAG ATGGTACTGGGAAAGTGAATTGGAAAGGAGTTGCATACTACAATCGGTTAATTAACTACTTGCTTAAAAGAG GCATTACTCCTTATGCAAATTTGTATCACTATGATCTTCCCCTAGCACTTGAGCAAAAGTATCTGGGATTGTTAAGTGACAAAGTGGT GAAGGATTTTTCGGATTACGCGGAATTTTGCTTCAAGACATTTGGAGACAGAGTCAAGAACTGGTTGACATTCAATGAGCCTAGAGTGGTGGCTGCTCTTGGCTATGACAATGGAATAAATGCTCCGGCACGGTGCTCCAAAGCTTATGGAAATTGCACAGCTGGGAGTTCAGGAACTGAGCCTTACATTGCTGCTCATCATTTGATTTTGTCACATGCAGCTGCTGTTCAGAGATACCGCAAAAAGTATCAG AAAATACAAAAGGGAAAGATTGGTATTCTCTTGGATTTTCTTTGGTACGAACCTCTTACCAGATCAAAGGCCGACAGATATGCAGCTCAAAGGGCAATAGACTTTCATGTTGGATG GTTCATTCATCCAATTGTATATGGGGAGTATCCGAAAACAATGCAAAATATTGTTGGCAATAGGCTGCCTAAGTTTACTAAAGAGGAGGTTAAGATGGTGATGGGCTCTATGGATTTTGTAGGCATCAACCAGTATACAGCTTTTTACGTGTATGATCcacatcaaaacaaaacaaaaccaaatgccTTGGGATACCAAAATGACTGGAATGCAAAATTTGCTT ATGACAAGAATGGAGTGCCTATTGGTCCTAGG GCATATTCTTCTTGGCTCTACCAAGTACCATGGGGTTTGTACAAGTCTATAACGTACATAAAAGAACATTATGGGAATCCACCTGTGATTTTGTCCGAAAACG GCATGGATAACCCCGGAAACCAGACTCTTCCAAAGGCATTGCACGATACCAATAGGATCAACTACTACAGAAGCTATCTGGAGCAACTGAAGAAGGCAGTTGATGACGGAGCCAATGTGGTAGGCTACTTTGCTTGGTCATTGCTCGACAACTTTGAATGGAGATTGGGTTACACTTCAAGGTTTGGCATAGTCTATGTTGACTTCACTACCCTCAAGAGATACCCAAAGATGTCTGCCTTCTGGTTCAAGAAACTTCTTACCAAAAAGAAGCATTAG
- the LOC112176682 gene encoding beta-glucosidase 44 isoform X2: protein MKNLNFDAYRFSISWSRIFPDGTGKVNWKGVAYYNRLINYLLKRGITPYANLYHYDLPLALEQKYLGLLSDKVVKDFSDYAEFCFKTFGDRVKNWLTFNEPRVVAALGYDNGINAPARCSKAYGNCTAGSSGTEPYIAAHHLILSHAAAVQRYRKKYQKIQKGKIGILLDFLWYEPLTRSKADRYAAQRAIDFHVGWFIHPIVYGEYPKTMQNIVGNRLPKFTKEEVKMVMGSMDFVGINQYTAFYVYDPHQNKTKPNALGYQNDWNAKFAYDKNGVPIGPRAYSSWLYQVPWGLYKSITYIKEHYGNPPVILSENGMDNPGNQTLPKALHDTNRINYYRSYLEQLKKAVDDGANVVGYFAWSLLDNFEWRLGYTSRFGIVYVDFTTLKRYPKMSAFWFKKLLTKKKH, encoded by the exons ATGAAAAACCTAAATTTTGATGCCTATCGGTTCTCAATATCATGGTCCAGAATCTTCCCAG ATGGTACTGGGAAAGTGAATTGGAAAGGAGTTGCATACTACAATCGGTTAATTAACTACTTGCTTAAAAGAG GCATTACTCCTTATGCAAATTTGTATCACTATGATCTTCCCCTAGCACTTGAGCAAAAGTATCTGGGATTGTTAAGTGACAAAGTGGT GAAGGATTTTTCGGATTACGCGGAATTTTGCTTCAAGACATTTGGAGACAGAGTCAAGAACTGGTTGACATTCAATGAGCCTAGAGTGGTGGCTGCTCTTGGCTATGACAATGGAATAAATGCTCCGGCACGGTGCTCCAAAGCTTATGGAAATTGCACAGCTGGGAGTTCAGGAACTGAGCCTTACATTGCTGCTCATCATTTGATTTTGTCACATGCAGCTGCTGTTCAGAGATACCGCAAAAAGTATCAG AAAATACAAAAGGGAAAGATTGGTATTCTCTTGGATTTTCTTTGGTACGAACCTCTTACCAGATCAAAGGCCGACAGATATGCAGCTCAAAGGGCAATAGACTTTCATGTTGGATG GTTCATTCATCCAATTGTATATGGGGAGTATCCGAAAACAATGCAAAATATTGTTGGCAATAGGCTGCCTAAGTTTACTAAAGAGGAGGTTAAGATGGTGATGGGCTCTATGGATTTTGTAGGCATCAACCAGTATACAGCTTTTTACGTGTATGATCcacatcaaaacaaaacaaaaccaaatgccTTGGGATACCAAAATGACTGGAATGCAAAATTTGCTT ATGACAAGAATGGAGTGCCTATTGGTCCTAGG GCATATTCTTCTTGGCTCTACCAAGTACCATGGGGTTTGTACAAGTCTATAACGTACATAAAAGAACATTATGGGAATCCACCTGTGATTTTGTCCGAAAACG GCATGGATAACCCCGGAAACCAGACTCTTCCAAAGGCATTGCACGATACCAATAGGATCAACTACTACAGAAGCTATCTGGAGCAACTGAAGAAGGCAGTTGATGACGGAGCCAATGTGGTAGGCTACTTTGCTTGGTCATTGCTCGACAACTTTGAATGGAGATTGGGTTACACTTCAAGGTTTGGCATAGTCTATGTTGACTTCACTACCCTCAAGAGATACCCAAAGATGTCTGCCTTCTGGTTCAAGAAACTTCTTACCAAAAAGAAGCATTAG
- the LOC112176680 gene encoding beta-glucosidase 44 isoform X2, with translation MRTTPVLVLFLLSLVVVIQYVAGAAEHNGAPFPEAEGGLRASFPKGFVFGTATSAYQVEGMANKEGRGPSIWDTFVKIPGIVANNATGDVTVDQYHRYKEDIDILVNLNFDAYRFSISWSRIFPEGTGKVNWKGVAYYDRLINYLLKRGITPYANLYHYDLPLALEKKYLGLLSDRVVKDFADFADFCFKTYGDRVKNWMTFNEPRVVAAFGYDTGFFAPGRCSKAYGNCTAGNSGTEPYIAAHHLILSHAAAVQRYREKYQKTQNGKIGILLDFIWFEPLTRSKADRYAAQRARDFQVGWFIHPIVYGEYPKTIQNIVGNRLPKFTKEEVKMVKGSMDFVGINQYTAYYMYDPHQNKTKPNALGYQNDWNAGFACIFFLALPSTMGFVQVYNVHKRTLWESTCDFVRKRHG, from the exons ATGAGAACTACACCAGTGCTGGTGCTCTTCTTGCTCAGTCTTGTTGTTGTGATCCAGTACGTTGCGGGTGCAGCAGAGCACAATGGAGCTCCGTTCCCTGAGGCCGAGGGTGGACTGAGAGCTAGTTTTCCGAAGGGGTTTGTGTTCGGAACGGCGACGTCAGCTTATCAGGTGGAAGGCATGGCCAACAAGGAAGGTCGTGGACCTAGCATTTGGGATACCTTCGTTAAAATCCCAg GGATCGTTGCAAATAATGCTACTGGAGATGTTACGGTTGACCAATATCACCGTTacaaa GAAGATATTGATATCCTGGTGAACCTTAATTTTGATGCCTATCGGTTCTCAATATCATGGTCCAGAATTTTTCCAG AGGGTACTGGGAAAGTGAATTGGAAAGGAGTGGCATACTACGATCGGTTAATTAACTACTTGCTTAAAAGAG GCATTACTCCCTATGCAAATTTATATCACTATGATCTTCCTCTTGCACTTGAGAAGAAGTACCTGGGATTGTTAAGTGACAGAGTTGT GAAAGATTTTGCCGACTTTGCGGATTTTTGCTTCAAGACATATGGAGACAGAGTGAAGAACTGGATGACATTCAATGAGCCTAGAGTGGTGGCTGCTTTTGGCTATGACACTGGATTCTTTGCTCCGGGACGGTGCTCCAAAGCTTATGGAAATTGCACAGCTGGGAATTCAGGAACTGAGCCTTACATTGCTGCTCATCATTTGATTTTGTCACATGCAGCTGCAGTTCAGAGATACCGCGAAAAGTATCAG aaaacacAAAATGGAAAGATTGGTATACTCTTGGATTTTATTTGGTTTGAGCCTCTTACCAGATCAAAGGCTGACAGATATGCAGCTCAAAGGGCAAGAGACTTTCAAGTTGGATG GTTCATTCATCCGATTGTATATGGGGAGTATccgaaaacaatccaaaatattgTTGGCAATAGGCTACCGAAGTTTACTAAAGAGGAGGTTAAGATGGTGAAGGGCTCAATGGACTTTGTAGGCATCAACCAGTACACTGCTTACTACATGTATGATCCacatcaaaataaaacaaaaccaaatgccTTGGGATACCAGAATGACTGGAATGCAGGATTTGCTT GCATATTCTTCTTGGCTCTACCAAGTACCATGGGGTTTGTACAAGTGTATAACGTACATAAAAGAACATTATGGGAATCCACCTGTGATTTTGTCCGAAAACG GCATGGATAA
- the LOC112176680 gene encoding beta-glucosidase 44 isoform X1 — protein sequence MRTTPVLVLFLLSLVVVIQYVAGAAEHNGAPFPEAEGGLRASFPKGFVFGTATSAYQVEGMANKEGRGPSIWDTFVKIPGIVANNATGDVTVDQYHRYKEDIDILVNLNFDAYRFSISWSRIFPEGTGKVNWKGVAYYDRLINYLLKRGITPYANLYHYDLPLALEKKYLGLLSDRVVKDFADFADFCFKTYGDRVKNWMTFNEPRVVAAFGYDTGFFAPGRCSKAYGNCTAGNSGTEPYIAAHHLILSHAAAVQRYREKYQKTQNGKIGILLDFIWFEPLTRSKADRYAAQRARDFQVGWFIHPIVYGEYPKTIQNIVGNRLPKFTKEEVKMVKGSMDFVGINQYTAYYMYDPHQNKTKPNALGYQNDWNAGFAYEKNGVPIGPRAYSSWLYQVPWGLYKCITYIKEHYGNPPVILSENGMDNPGNQTLPKALHDTNRINYCRSYLEQLKKAVDEGANVVGYFAWSLLDNFEWRLGYTSRFGIVYVDFTTLKRYPKMSAFWFKKLLTKKKH from the exons ATGAGAACTACACCAGTGCTGGTGCTCTTCTTGCTCAGTCTTGTTGTTGTGATCCAGTACGTTGCGGGTGCAGCAGAGCACAATGGAGCTCCGTTCCCTGAGGCCGAGGGTGGACTGAGAGCTAGTTTTCCGAAGGGGTTTGTGTTCGGAACGGCGACGTCAGCTTATCAGGTGGAAGGCATGGCCAACAAGGAAGGTCGTGGACCTAGCATTTGGGATACCTTCGTTAAAATCCCAg GGATCGTTGCAAATAATGCTACTGGAGATGTTACGGTTGACCAATATCACCGTTacaaa GAAGATATTGATATCCTGGTGAACCTTAATTTTGATGCCTATCGGTTCTCAATATCATGGTCCAGAATTTTTCCAG AGGGTACTGGGAAAGTGAATTGGAAAGGAGTGGCATACTACGATCGGTTAATTAACTACTTGCTTAAAAGAG GCATTACTCCCTATGCAAATTTATATCACTATGATCTTCCTCTTGCACTTGAGAAGAAGTACCTGGGATTGTTAAGTGACAGAGTTGT GAAAGATTTTGCCGACTTTGCGGATTTTTGCTTCAAGACATATGGAGACAGAGTGAAGAACTGGATGACATTCAATGAGCCTAGAGTGGTGGCTGCTTTTGGCTATGACACTGGATTCTTTGCTCCGGGACGGTGCTCCAAAGCTTATGGAAATTGCACAGCTGGGAATTCAGGAACTGAGCCTTACATTGCTGCTCATCATTTGATTTTGTCACATGCAGCTGCAGTTCAGAGATACCGCGAAAAGTATCAG aaaacacAAAATGGAAAGATTGGTATACTCTTGGATTTTATTTGGTTTGAGCCTCTTACCAGATCAAAGGCTGACAGATATGCAGCTCAAAGGGCAAGAGACTTTCAAGTTGGATG GTTCATTCATCCGATTGTATATGGGGAGTATccgaaaacaatccaaaatattgTTGGCAATAGGCTACCGAAGTTTACTAAAGAGGAGGTTAAGATGGTGAAGGGCTCAATGGACTTTGTAGGCATCAACCAGTACACTGCTTACTACATGTATGATCCacatcaaaataaaacaaaaccaaatgccTTGGGATACCAGAATGACTGGAATGCAGGATTTGCTT ATGAGAAGAATGGAGTGCCTATTGGTCCTAGG GCATATTCTTCTTGGCTCTACCAAGTACCATGGGGTTTGTACAAGTGTATAACGTACATAAAAGAACATTATGGGAATCCACCTGTGATTTTGTCCGAAAACG GCATGGATAACCCCGGAAACCAGACTCTTCCAAAGGCATTGCACGATACCAATAGGATCAACTACTGCAGAAGCTATCTGGAGCAACTGAAGAAGGCAGTTGATGAGGGAGCCAATGTGGTAGGCTACTTTGCTTGGTCATTGCTCGACAACTTTGAATGGAGATTGGGTTACACTTCAAGGTTTGGCATAGTCTATGTTGACTTCACCACCCTCAAGAGATACCCAAAGATGTCTGCCTTCTGGTTCAAGAAACTTCTTACCAAAAAGAAGCATTAG